The genomic segment GCCAGGTTGAAGATGTTCCTTATAACAATTGGAATGTCGTATTTCATGACAGGAATAATTGTACGAGGGTGTAAAACATTTGCTCCAAAGTACGACTGTGCATCTCCATAATGATCACTAATAAGCGAAATGTAAAGACATATTACCAAAGACATAGGAAAGTATAGAAAAGTTAGCATTTCCCAAGCCTCCTGATACGACAACTGCTTCAATATCACAGCCTCGCTAACTGCCAAAAGAAAACATAAAGGCAAAAAATAGCAGAATGAATTGTCAATAATATCCCGAATGCTCACGGGATTGCTAAAAGAATAGATTAAGGAAAAGAATCCTCAGTATTATTATTCAAAAGAATCAGGATAATTGAATAATATACAAAAAGAAGTTTTGATGCCTTCCAACAAACACAGCACGAGAATGAGAGCAACAAACCTTTTCTGGGGTCCGCACTGTATACACCATCAACGTCAGTCCAAATAGTGACTTGACGTGCTTTAAATAAAGCACCCATAATTGCAGCCGAAAAGTCACTTCCATCTCTTTTTAAAGTCGTAGGTATATTCTGAGGCGTACTGGCAATAAACCCAGGTACGACAACTGTTTTAGCCAAAGTTTGAGAGTACCACTTCTCAAGCCTTCGGCCTGACTCCAAATAATCTGGATCAACTTGATTAGAACTCGTAGGATTTACAATAAGTACATCTCGGGTGTCCATAAAAGTGCACTCCACCCCACTCTACAATACCAGGTAAAGAAATGCTATGATCAAATTGTTTCACAAAACTAGATAAGTCGACATATTCATGTCCCTAGAACAAAAATACGTCAAGATATCAAACACCTTTCTAACAACAGCTGACAGCAGTTGGGCGGACCATAGCTCACCATGTCCCACAACAAAGTCTGAAAAAGATTCTGTTGCATGACCAGCTGCAGTTTACGATGAATTTTGTAGGTCATTACAAAATAAAACAGCATGCTTGACACTAAACAAAGTATAGTTTGttgagaaagaaaagaaaatcaattGTTCATGTTCATGAGATTAATTTCAGGATACAAATATTAATAAGCGTATGTATTTGCTCACGGACATGGTCTCAATAGATCCATTTTCTTTTTATAAATCCAGTTTATTGATTGTGAAACAATTAATTACTTGAATGTAACATAattattgttttattatttctcCTAATGATTATAATCAAAATCCGTTTTTCGGACAAAACATGAGTACATTGGATAATGGACAAGTCCATATGTACATAAGGATGAATCAATAGGTTAGTCAAACTGAAGTCGGAATAGATAATCTTAGTAGAAACAGACACCTGTCCGGAAACTGAGATGGCGCTCAGTGCCATCATAGTGTAGGAACAGAAATTAAAGCCTACAGGGAATGCTATCCTTCGTTTTGGAGTCCTCGGACAAAATTCACAGAAAATTAGATATGAAATACAGTTAAAGGTAGGTTTTGCCGATCCATTTAATCTTTCCGTTACTTGCTTAAGCAGATATTCAAGCCATATGGTAAGGAtaatatttctttttaaaaaaaacttcttAGGCATTTCACATGCATGACATACCGATGTGTATCGCACGTAACATTGCCTTAAGGTTATTAATATCCTCATGCAATCGAACTAAGAAATTAGCCAGTTCATCCCCTTCAAGTAGATCAACTGCCGTCAACTTGTGTTTTTGTAAAACAGCTTCTAATGCAATTACATAGGAATCATCCCGAGATTGTGCCTTGTATATGAGATCATACATCATGTCGGTCACCTTTGACATAGCAGACACAACAACTAATTTTCTCTCTGACTCATCCTTAACAATAATGTTAGCAACATTTTGGATTCTTTCAGAATTTCCCATGCAGGTGCCACCAAATTTATGGATAGACCAAGTGTCACCCTTCGGAAGTTGAGCTTTTCCAACAGCTTCATCCAGTAAAATATCTAGAAATATAGTCATCATCCAGGAAAAATATAGTTTATTAGTGGCACTAAATTCAGCTATGAGTTTGATCCATATGTAAAGATGGGGTAAAAACCTGAACTAGTAACTGAGGCAAGTATACTGAGCTTATACGAATCCCTCCCTTGTAACTGCAAAAAATGACCTGTTCTGTGGATAAAAATAACATGAATCTTCAGCTAATGCATAAGAGAGAGTATAAATAGTTTAACAAACGTCCATTAAAAGAACTGCAATCCTACAGCTTCCAAAATAAAACTCTTTACAGATAAACAGTGACATTAGATGTCTATTCTGGATGTAGCaataaatatcaaatttatatttattaatgaGAATATAAAACTACAAAACTAAAGATCATTCTGGAAGGTTAAAATGAACGGAAATGTATTTTTTCTCCTTGTTGCTTCCCTGGATGATGGACACGGTAAAACTAGAAAATATAATGCAGCAAAACTAGATAAGCTATGACGATTCCAAAAGTAACTTTTGAGAGTTAAGTCAACGCTTTGCTAGTTCCAAAAGGTGGTTGTAGAAAACATGGATTTGCTCATTTTTCTCCGTGTCTGAAATGATAAAGGGATAGACGGAGAACAAAAATTTATTGTGAATAAGTGAATTATTTCAACCAACAAATGGTTCGACTCTCTAGCTAAAACAGAATCCTATCAATTGTGGCAGCCTAAATAAACCCAGTGGCAGGATGGGGTACACAGCACGGTTCTGGGCCAAGTAAATTTTGGACAAGATGAACTTGTAACGTTCTATGAACTGGAAAATGAAGAAACAAACATTACAGAGAAGCAATTTACAGTCAAGAGAAAGAACGAAACGCAAAGAAACTGGTATTCTAGGAAATTCAAGAAATCATCGATGAAAAGACGGGATATATCTTTCTACAAGCTCTGTCCGTGCCATTCACAGCAAAAATATTCGCTTTATCTAAACTAATGAATTGCATGATCGCAttcatcaaaatcaaatctTTGGCCGTGCAATTCACGGTAAAAATATTCACTTAgtctaaaataattaattgcATGACCACATTcaccaaaataaaaatattttcttgagtataAATGCGCATTTCGTACAAACATTATTTAACTTGGTGATCCAGTAGAGCCAAACCAATACATAGATAAAAATTAGTTCTGTAAAGATTGTAAACTTAATCGCTATGATTGGATTCCAAAAACATGCAATTGGGAGGAAAAAAACCGTCCCAGGTGGTTATGCATACACTGAATCTCTTGATAAATCTATTTATTTACTACTTTCAAACCCCAGAACACAAACTGAAATCTTTAAGCACCCTCCATGAGAGAAACCGGAAAGAAATGATCGACAACAGAAACGAAATGCCCCACTATTTTCCAGCCAAGAGACAAAGGAGTTGGCTACCTGGAGAGTGGAAGGCGTTGCAGGAGAGTAAAaggatggatcttggttggtgGAGCCAATAATTTGTTGTGTTTGAAGAACGGTAAAGGGGGACATGGGCATGAAGAAAGATTTTGTAAAGAAGAACACAAGGAAGAAGCGAGTGCCATCTCCCTTCCCCTCCGTTGGTTGATAGGCGTTTTAGTTTTGCGGCTGCGTGTGTGCACAGTAAATGCATACAAGTGATCACTGATGGTGGATTTTGTGTGAGTGCgtgttattatttaaatatatatatatatataaagaaaaacCTCTAAATtctaattcatatttattgcaTCCAAAATagttgaagaaaaataaattatcccACAAATTTATCCATAAATTTTCcatgtaataaaaaaattcatttgatCAAAAAATAGTCATCCTTGAGTGCAGTTGAATTTGGTttgcaattttaattatataatttttttaagatgATACTTATATAAAAtaggtttttaaaattaaaatatttgaaatgttgtAAGTTATAATGTAAAGTAttttaacttaaatttaaaaagtgAAACCATAAATTAAACAtcatcaacaaagtgactatgctcatagatttttatttatattaatttaaataaataaatgaaaacacacacacatatatataatataatatgtgcttcatattgaaaattaaaaaaaaaattcaaaaggcGCAATGCAATATGTAAGCTAAGTTATACCTTGCATTAACTCAGACGATGATGACAAATAATACCAGCGTGTTTTGTTTTTATCAAGATTTCTAATCTttctaaatataattttaaaattttaaatttcaactcGATATTTAGATCAAATAGTTTTTTCACGTGTTACTAAAAAAAGAATATATTTTTAAGTagatgaattttttatttttttatcaaggAAAAAAACATGGATATTTTCATATCCATAATATGTTTTTCCTTAATTTTTACGTGATGAATTAAATGGCATCATCAGttcaatcaatttttttaaaagaaattattatttgagtATCCAAATTATCTTCACTGAAATATGATATAGGCATGCCAAATCGCCAAAAGcagtataaataaattaatttctcGAGACGTTGCCACCCAAAAGTTTCATCCATGCAACACTTGATAATCCTTGTTCCATTATCTTGTTATTCGAATGAGCTACAGTTCAACTTCTGGAAGTTTAGTAGCATGACTTGATTCCGAGCTTCTTCGACAGTCTAATTTTCATTAGATACACACAGACACATGTATATATACAAGCTTTAACAGTGGTAGGTAGGCATAATGTTGTGTGTATATATGTTGTTAAAGCTTAAGGAAGCTAGCCATCAATCTTTTAGCAAATTTCCTTCTTCTCTTTAGAAAAAGATCCCTACACAAACCATGATAAGGTTTGGCCGAGGTGGCTATTAGCCGACGACCGACCTGCGGGTTAGAGAGTTGGCAAAAACAAACATGCGATAAGAGGGCCAACATCAAGGTGACCGAGTCGAGGGGCCGGTTATGACTAGACTAGATCTAAACGGCGGGAAACTGTAGTTTGAAGTCACAATCAAATATTGCAGAGCAATAAAATTTATGCAACTTATTCTTACTATCCATTGATACACTAATCAGCACTCGCTGCTCAGCGAAAGATTCATCATTGTGCGACACTCTCCTTCCAGTTCCTGTGCTCACAACGCTTTATTTACTTTTAACTAATACAAATAACCACAAAACTCAGTTAAACAGTGTAGTGCTAGCTAGCTAGCTAGCTAGTTCTATCCACAATTCGAACTTCATTTACATTTGGGCAATGGAGAACCACAGAGGCAATCGTTCCCGACAAACGATTCTGCCGGGAACTTTGTCCTCGGTAGCTGACCACACAAGTGATTGTAACTAACATTCAATTTTGCGAGCCCTGAAACCGCGGGAGGCACCTTCCCAAACACCAAATTGTGTGACAAATCCAAGTGCTTCAAGGTCTTGACAAATCTCACACTGTCCAGGTTAAATTTTAACTTGTTTCCAGAAGCATAGAACCCCAGCAAGTAATCAGTCCTGTTCAAAATCTTTACTGGACTTCCGGTTATTTCGTTCTGGGAAAGATCGATGTAATCATAGAAGTAAGTCTCCGCAGGCTTCCAGTCATCCAAATTAATCTTGAGCCCACATCTTGctaacttcaaagaaaatatTATAGGAGAGGCAGTAACCCATTGAGGAATGCTCTTCAAAtggaattgattatgagatAAATCCAACGACTCTATACCTTTCACCTGCATATCCGGAAACGGGTCCACCAGAGAATTACGGGACAAGTCCAAGTTAAAGATCTTGGTGAGATTAACGAAACTTTTGGGCACAGTCCCTGAGAATCGGTTCCCAGACAGATCCATTGTGTCCATGGCATGGAATTTTCCCAGAAAATCAGGGATTTTACCCGTCAGAGAGTTGTGTCCGAGCTCAAGGTAACGTAGAAATGGCGCTAAGACAGAAATGCTTTCTGGGATTTTTCCAGTGAACGTGTTGTGAGAAAGCCTTATACTTCTGAGGTTCGAAAAGCCCGAAAAGAAATCCGGTATCGTCCCAGACAATTGGTTCCGCTCCAAATGTAGTAGGGTCAGGTTCCTCAGCCGCTGAATGCTAACAGGAACCGTGCCAGTCAGAAGATTACCACCGAGTTTCAGCTGCGTCAACCGAACCAAATTACCGATCGAACTCGGTATAGGCCCCGAGAATCGGTTTCCTTCCAAGCTTAGCACGTCCAGTTGGGTCAATTTACTAATGTTGTGAGGTATAGGACCCGACAGTTTATTGTTTTCGATATAAACATACAGAAGTTTTGGGAGGCTAAACAGAAAAGAAGGGAAAGGGCCACTTAAGTTTTTAAGATCCGTGAGATAGACTCCATCCAGAAACTGTAGTTTCGAAAGTGAAGGCGAAATGGTACCAGATAAAGTAGTGGTGGCATTGTTGGGTTGGCCAGCAACGGACATAGCCGTGACCCGTTGGCCGCTGAGGCAGGTGACGCCTAACCATGTGCAGCAGTCTGTTCCTTTCTTCCACGAGGAAAGCATACCAGACGGGTCGGCCCGAATTCCCGACTTGAAATCCAGCAACCCGATCTCATCGTCCACGTGGCATCTTGCTGCTGAGGCTGTGAGTGTGAGGCTGGGTATCAGAGTTAGAGTAGCCAATAATTTGAAGAGAGGTGAAAGAGAAGGCATATTGGTCGTAGACGGAGAGACGAGGGGAGGGTATTGGCAAAATAGCTGTTTTTGAAGGATATCTTAAAATATAATACGTTAACTTTTACTTCTTTGACTCGTTCAAAAAACCACGTGCCGTTATCGAGTTTTTATGCCCGTATAACAAAGGAACAACTAACAATAAATCATTGTTTTGAATTGGATTGCACCAATCGATCCGACTCCACTCGACTGAGAACCGATCATTGTTCTCATCCAGACCATAACCAAAAACTATTGTACCCAAGTTTggcaaaaattgaatttttttacttcatttattaatgatttgaagatcagaaaattattattgttttttttacagGTGGGAGGCTCAAAATAGTCGAAGGCCACTTAGGAGTTTGGACCAATTAATGCACTGCAACTCAATCCATGTGGGAAAAAATCCTtcatataatttatttgaattaattttatttttgaaaactatttGTTTGCTGGCTGGTGCCTGTtggttttttaatttatttttacgtGGACACTTTATCCCCGTGGCGTgaatgaattttgaattgtcAAATAAATACGTTAGAAATGGGACTTTTTGCTAATGCACcacataaaagaaaaaaattgacgTCTAGCTTTCTTAATCTTTGACGACAATGGTAGGTAGTGCGCGATTAAAACTAcctttaattttgaaaatccaGTTTATTATATATGATCAGTGCGCCACTTTTTCATTGAATACCATCTCTATCCATGTAAAAAAAAGTGAAGGACGGG from the Primulina tabacum isolate GXHZ01 chromosome 8, ASM2559414v2, whole genome shotgun sequence genome contains:
- the LOC142552982 gene encoding uncharacterized protein LOC142552982; the encoded protein is MPSLSPLFKLLATLTLIPSLTLTASAARCHVDDEIGLLDFKSGIRADPSGMLSSWKKGTDCCTWLGVTCLSGQRVTAMSVAGQPNNATTTLSGTISPSLSKLQFLDGVYLTDLKNLSGPFPSFLFSLPKLLYVYIENNKLSGPIPHNISKLTQLDVLSLEGNRFSGPIPSSIGNLVRLTQLKLGGNLLTGTVPVSIQRLRNLTLLHLERNQLSGTIPDFFSGFSNLRSIRLSHNTFTGKIPESISVLAPFLRYLELGHNSLTGKIPDFLGKFHAMDTMDLSGNRFSGTVPKSFVNLTKIFNLDLSRNSLVDPFPDMQVKGIESLDLSHNQFHLKSIPQWVTASPIIFSLKLARCGLKINLDDWKPAETYFYDYIDLSQNEITGSPVKILNRTDYLLGFYASGNKLKFNLDSVRFVKTLKHLDLSHNLVFGKVPPAVSGLAKLNVSYNHLCGQLPRTKFPAESFVGNDCLCGSPLPKCK